The window TATTCCGATCATTTGACCAGAACAAGGATGGGAGTTTGACGGAGCTCGAGTTGGGCTCACTCCTAAGATCTCTCGGTTTAAAGCCGAGTCAAGACCAGCTCGACACCTTGATCCACAAAGCAGATCGGAACAACAACGGTCTGGTCGAGTTCTCCGAGTTCGTCGCTCTCGTCGAGCCGGATCTGGTAAAGTGTCCTTACACGGATGAACAGCTCAAAGCCATCTTCAAAATGTTCGATCGTGACGGAAACGGTTACATAACGGCGGCGGAGTTAGCGCACTCGATGGCGAAGCTAGGTCACGCGCTGACGGCGGAGGAGCTAACCGGGATGATCAAGGAAGCAGATCGAGACGGCGACGGTTGTATCGATTTCCAAGAGTTTGTTCACGCGATTACTTCAGCTGCATTTGATAATGCTTGGGGTTGAAGAAACAAAggtacatataaatataaaaaatagtttgaaatatttggtttttttctttttcttttgtttggctTCATCCTCGAATCAAAGACATTTTGGAAGTATATGTGTGTAGTAGTAGGCGTGATGATTCCAAGGaatatttttgtgttatttactATTTCATATATTCTTTGATGAAATTTCGATAGCTTGTACAGAAAGCTATCATTGTTGGTTTCGATCTTTAGGGGGGAATATAATACTTTGCGATGCTGCTATGCGTGTGAGTCAGTTCTCAATCCGTAGCTAGATTTAACCACTTTAGTTTACATAGAGATAATGAAGAAAGGTCTCTCAAtcgcaaaaacaaaagaaagcgcATGACGACTTGTTTTCTAGGTTATGTTTCTGCTTCTCATCGAGTTCTGACGGTCTACCATATGAGACCAATCGCTCGAAGTTTTCCTCATAAATCCTTACcacctaaaaaaaaacagaagatcaAAGATGATGAGAAGATAAAATTGGTTCGTCTTCCCCTTAAGAattcgttttttcttttacctctTCATTTTCCTTCACCAAACGTTCCGTGCCTGCTTCAGCGTCAGATATATAAGGGCcttcaataaacaaaagaagtcaCAAACAAAGCTGACTGATTTTATtcgatgaaaaaaaatcaaaaaaattctcTTGCTCGCTCTCTCTCCATACCGATGGCATATCCCACAGGCCACAGCCACAGCCGCTGCTATTCCTCGAACTATGAACCACGCAGGTCCCTTGgacactactactactacaataccaaatcacaaaatattaatatagatatcgACAGTAAGTACTTGAACAATTTTGATGCgaaatcagagagagagagagagagagagcgttaCCATCGCTGATACCAGGCGGTGAATAATATAATTTGCGAGACCCCATGGATCTCCCTCCGTGGTAAACCTGCGCAAAGATAATGGTTAATTGATACTTAACAAGAATAGCCATTTCTGTCCTTGAATATGGGTGATGGAGTAACATAAGCTTTTAGTCCACCTGTTACTTCATCACCATTATCAACGGGTCCTGCACAGGTAGATAATGGTTAATTGATACTTAAACAAGAATAGCCATTTCTGTCCTTCAAATCTGGAAGAAGAACAGAACACATTATATTCTTCTATTGTTAGGCTATGGTTTAAGTAGGATTTTCAAGATTGTGTTTTTCTGGCATCTACGCGGTGATATGGGTTGGTAGTTGAAGGGACTTCAGTGAATGCCCAAGTTGGTATCCAGACAGAATTAAATCCAGTCTTAAAAGGAAAGTAATTTAGAGATATGTGGTCAATTTCTTGCTTAAAGAATTTTTATCTGTTAACGATGTAGTGTGGGGGGCAACTATACATGCATCTCGATAAAATGCAGTCAATAGGTTTTTACGTTGAAACATGCAATCACTTTGTTAATATATAGGATATATCGGTAGAGTACGCTACATGTTTTAAACTTGAGTTATCCATTAATTAATTACGTCGGATATGTTATAATAATTCCAAATTCATATTATCAAAGGTGAGAGTGTTGACAATAAGACAAAGCAGCATCAGATTAAAATAATTCACATAAAACACACATACAGTCTAAACGCAATTTACTTAATTGATTGTCTGATCAAATTCCAAACCACACAGTGACCGGATACTAGCCAAAGCTAGCTTGAAAAGATAACTATCGTTTCCTTGGATGAAGTTTTCCTCAGACTCCTCCCTCTCACTGCCTGAGAACACACACAAATAAGAAGACACACAAATAAAAGATCAAAGATATAAATGGCCGGTCATTGGACTTGTTTTGTTGCGTTATGACGGTCTACCATGTCAGACCAAAATTGTTCATCATTCTCGAAGAATTCCTCCAACTTTCTCGatatctaaacaaaacaaacagagaatCAAACATGATGAGAAGATAATATTGGTTcgtctcccccccccccccccccNNNNNNNNNNNNNNNNNNNNNNNNNNNNNNNNNNNNNNNNNNNNNNNNNNNNNNNNNNNNNNNNNNNNNNNNNNNNNNNNNNNNNNNNNNNNNNNNNNNNNNNNNNNNNNNNNNNNNNNNNNNNNNNNNNNcccccccccccccctctcaagaatttgttttttattattacctCGTTAAGCTCCTCCTGACGTTTCAAGACGGCTGCTTCTTGGCGTCTTATTATAAGGagcttaaaaataaaaatcacaaacaaagcTCTGATTGATTTATTcgatgaagcaaaaaaaaagaaaagaaaaaaccatatCTGGCTTCGCTCTACATACAGATGGCATATACCACAGTTGCTGTTATTCCTCGAAGTAAGTACCGCGCAGCTACATTCGACGCTataaacaaatcacaaaaatcaatatatataaccatctatatatatatatatatatcgacaCTCAAAGAAGAATTTTGATGGATGCGAAATCAAAGAGCGTTACCATTATTGATACCAGGCGGTAAAGAAGAGAAATTGCGAGCTTGGTGAGAACCCATGGATCTCCCTCCGCGGTAAACCTTCGCAAAGACGCAGCTGAGGaaggattcaaactccggcGTGATCGTCATTACGAAGtggtatatatatgaatttatttaCTTCCTTTCAAAACCCAAACTGTAGAATCgacatttctctgtttttctctgaTTTCACTCCCTcaggaaaacaaaatccattgtTGTGATTGTTCAGGAAGTTGCTTTGTCATTTATATTGGAAATGATTTTTAGAAGAGACGACAAgttagtgtttgtttttttttgtgtgtgtgttgtttgctcatgtaaaagaaaacaaaatccattgtTGTGATTGTTCAGGAAGTTGCTTTGTCATTTATATTGGATCCGTCTCTCTCTTGAGACAATTGTCGTATGATTATCTTCTAGTAAGACAAGTGTACAGTTCCATGTAAAAATTGGGTTATCTACTCGAAAACCATTCCCAATAAAATGGTTGAGAAGAAGGGAAAACAGATTTTGTCACCGAGAAATGTCAGAAAAAATAACATGCTCTCCCTTCAGCCACATTGTGGTAATTGTCCAATCCAAGAGTTATGTTACATAAGCTTTAGTCCACCTGTAACTTCATCAACATTATCAACGGGTCCTGCATAAGTACCAGTCTTATTAAGAACTTGTATCTACAATATATGATATTTCCTACTATTTAATTCATAGATGATAATAACTTACCAAGAATAGCCATTACTGTCCTTgaatctggaaaaaaaagaacagaacaagTAACAGATTAGATTCTTCTATTGTCAGGACTATGGTTAAAGATTGAGAATGGCTAGAAAACCTAAATGACAGTAACTATGGGAAACTCACTTGGAGCGATCTGTGTTTTTCCGGCATCAATGGTGATATGGGTTGGAAGTTGAAGGGACTTTGCTCTTTCCTGTTGGTAAGAACAACATTGTAAAACAGAAACATGTAAACAGTCAACATAAGATGTTATGATTTTTTCAATCTAATTAATGTATTTTGTAAGTTAAAATACATGTTCAAGAAATCTTGCAAAGGGAAAGAATATTTCTTCAGCAATAACACAAGTTTAGTAAACTCACTTGGAGAACTAGCATCTCTGCCTCACTCTCGATTTTGACAACAACTTTTGGCTGAGCACAATATTCCCATCTGCATTAGCAATCAATTTTTGATAGGAAgagaacacaaaccaaaaagtGTTAATTTCGTCTGTAGcctatgaagaagaaaaaaaaatagttcaagTAGACTACTATGACATGGTGTGATGTACCTGTTCAAGGCTCTTGGTGCCCGTTTCAGGAGTTTCTTGTATAAACCTAAAGTTGCATGactacatacatatatataatgcaaaccaaaagagaagagTAACTATAATGGAATTTAAGAAACgctattgaaaacaaaaaagagaatttgatGATAAAATCACCTGCATTGAGCTGCAATCTTTCCTTTGCCCATTTTAAGATCATTCCTCACAACCAAAACCTACACAGATAgataacaacaccaacaacaacaaaacattcaTATCAACTTCTGGTGTCTGTGGTACAATAATGCAAAAGACAAGGAGGAGAAGGCAGAGTGTGAGCCTAGAGAAaccattttgaatttttttcgtAAATCAGCTAGTTTCTCAATCTGAAGAGGTTCCTTGGATTGAGCCTTCTTATGTCCTGCATTTATGGCGACAGATTTGGGCGACGAGACAAAGATTCTGCGGGTTAGTTGTACAGTGCTGATGAAATATCCAAGTGCAGCTCCAACAAGTAAACCACTTATTATTGACCACATCATCAAATCCACCATCCTTCAAGAAACAAAGACCagaaattttcatttaaactcAAACAATGTTGTTGAATTAATCAatgtggaaaacaaaaaagctgTGTGGGAACGGAGCTATTGATTCGATAGAGCTACAGAGTACTACTTCCTTTCATCAAGACATAAGGGATTGATTGGTCGAGAAGGTAGTTAATGAAACATGAGAGACCGATCAAGAGAAACTAATAAAAGCAAATCTACGAGGGAAGGATTAATCATTAATGGGAAGATACGTTACCTTTATTGTTCTTCTGGGCCGGCGGCTGTGCAGTGGACAAGAAAGTCTGTTTATTCTTCAACGATATCGGCGGCGATAGTTATGGTGTTTGGGGCAGACGGATATCTCTATCCTTAACATGTATTAAGTAATCGCTCTGCGttccaattaattttttttttttttttttttttttttaatttattatatcgGGCAGAACCACCAACATTATGAGAACTATCTACATTTATGCAGTTTTTGTTCATAAAAGTTTTGTTtggcatattttttttttttccgattgttcatgaatttttatattcatGTGGCTTTGGTTTTTGGAATGTGGTCTTGGCCCAAAATAATACGATAACGGGCCCATTTATGCATAATATGGCCCATTTGATAACCTCTGAAATCACTCTCGTTTTCAGAAAAAGATCACGCCGAAAATGACGAACTGTCGATCTGTTTTTgcaccctttttctttcttctctcttggttCCCCGTTTCTCTAGTAATAAGTAATCCCCTCTCATGCAGTCAAT is drawn from Camelina sativa cultivar DH55 chromosome 1, Cs, whole genome shotgun sequence and contains these coding sequences:
- the LOC104781999 gene encoding uncharacterized protein LOC104781999, with the translated sequence MTITPEFESFLSCVFAKVYRGGRSMGSHQARNFSSLPPGINNASNVAARYLLRGITATVLLIIRRQEAAVLKRQEELNEISRKLEEFFENDEQFWSDMAVRGRSLRKTSSKETIVIFSS
- the LOC104781764 gene encoding probable calcium-binding protein CML18; translation: MSDDGGKPAPARLGDEQLAELREIFRSFDQNKDGSLTELELGSLLRSLGLKPSQDQLDTLIHKADRNNNGLVEFSEFVALVEPDLVKCPYTDEQLKAIFKMFDRDGNGYITAAELAHSMAKLGHALTAEELTGMIKEADRDGDGCIDFQEFVHAITSAAFDNAWG
- the LOC104781852 gene encoding peptidyl-tRNA hydrolase 2, mitochondrial, yielding MVDLMMWSIISGLLVGAALGYFISTVQLTRRIFVSSPKSVAINAGHKKAQSKEPLQIEKLADLRKKFKMVLVVRNDLKMGKGKIAAQCSHATLGLYKKLLKRAPRALNRWEYCAQPKVVVKIESEAEMLVLQERAKSLQLPTHITIDAGKTQIAPNSRTVMAILGPVDNVDEVTGGLKLM